A segment of the candidate division WOR-3 bacterium genome:
CACCCAGAACCGCTGGCGATCACGATAGTACGCCGCTGTCACCTTTTCGACAAAGACCTGGAACTTGTCCTCCTTCAGGTCCTGCTTGGTAACTCTGTGTTTTCCCTTGAACCTCATCTCTTACCTTATGTCAGTTGTTAGGTCCTGATCGTCCATTCTCTGATTCTACCCCTGGAGCGATTCGAACGCTCGGCCTACGGTTTAGGAAACCGTCGCTCTATCCATCTGAGCTACAGGGGCACACGGTCGATTATAGACCTGCTCAATTGTAAGTCAAGCAGACTACACCGGGCCTACAACAACCAGGGTCCGAACTCAAACCCCAGGACCGGTCAGGCACGACACTCTTCCCCACATTGACTTGTACCGGGCTCGACATAGAATGTAATTATCTGCAGTACAGACACAACAAAGGAGGAAGCGCATGTACAAAGCAGTCGTCCTCGTCCTTGCACTCTCACTGCTGGCCTTGGCCGCCCCGGACCAGCCCCTCACCGCTCTTCCAGAAGAAACCCCGGTCGTAACCGGCCCCGCCCTGATGAACCCAGCCGAAACGGTAAGCCCTGTCGGTGACCACCGACCGGTCGTGGGCACAGTTGATACCATCGGCGGCTCGACCTATGACTGGTGGGCGAACGGCCCAGCTATCCGGATGCTGGTTAACTCCCCTGGCTACGGTATTCATGCTCTGTTCATGTATTCGGCTTCGACCTCGGGCACAACCTTCCCTGACCGTAACATGCGGTACAACTTCTACGACTATAACAACCGCAGCTGGAACTGGATTGACCCGGATTTCATGCAATCCGGCGTCAATACTTTCACCTACCGCACCGGGTACGGCTCGCTCGACGCGAGACCAAGCGATGGGGTTGCGGTGATTTCTGCACACCACTCGACGAGCACACTGGCTCCGGTTCTGGCCCGCGACATGGCGCCAGGCGCGGGCATCTTCGAGTATCTTCCCGGTGAACCCGCAATTGACAACTACGAGTGGCCCTGGGTATCGGTTGGTCACCAGGAATACTATCAGTTAGCGATGATTGACTATGCGACATCAGACCTGCTCTACTGGACCCGCTCGACCGACTACACCAATTGGGACTCGCCACTGGAAGTACCGCCACCCCAGCCTCACCCGTACTTCCCGACCCATCAGATTGCAACTTCCAAAGTATCAGGCTCACAGAAGGTCGTCATCACGTGGGTTAATACCGAAGCTCTCCCCTATCCCGGGTTCTACCGGCTGTCGAACGACGGTGGTACCACGTGGGAGCCACCGACTGACATACCGTGGCCTCCGGCCTATGGTGGTGACACTACTACTTCGTATCACATCACGTCAATATTCCCGATGTTTGACCGAAACGACCGGATGCATGTTGTTGCGAACGTAATGCCGGTTGTCGGTGGTACCGGTTACGTTATCCCGGCCCAACTGTGGCACTGGTGCCCAGACAACACCCCAAACTGGTCTCACATCACAACCGCAGGCTGTGATCCGGCCAATCTCGGTGCTGCTCTCGGCTACAATGCAATCTACGCGTGCCGGCCTTCTCTGGGCGAGGACCAGTATGGCAACCTGTTTGTCGCGTGGGAGCAATTCGATTCGGCGAACGTTGAACCGGGTCCGCCAGAGAGGCTGCGCGCCGATATCTTCTGGTCTAGCTCGACGGACAACGGTCAAACCTGGACCGAACCGACAAAACTCACCCAGCCGAGTACTGCCACTAACCGTTTCCCCTGCATCCTCGACTACATTGAGGACACAGTGATGGTATGCTACATCATTGACCAGCATGCTGGTTTCTCCATCTATCCCGAGGGGCCGGTTACCAACAACCCGGCGGTGGTGCACAAGTGGCCGAATCCGTACGCAGGCGGCATCCAGTCCGGACCCAAGGCAGAACCCTTCCGATTCACTGCGTGTCCCAGACCGAATCCGTTCAGCCTCGGCACAACCATACAGTACTTCGTACCGAGTACCGGCAAAGCGGCTATTGACATTTTTGACATCACTGGAAAGCCGATCCGGAGCCTCGTCTCTGGCCGCCGGGCTGTGGGACGCTACAGCGCAGTCTGGGACGGCGCGGACGATGCCGGGCAGAAAGTACCGGCCGGTGTATATCTTTGTCGGTACGTACTTGACCGGCATTCTTTGACCACCAAACTGACTTTGACAAACTGAGGTCGCACATCAGCACAGAAAGGCGCCCTCTTGGGCGCTTTTCTGTGCTCTTGCACTCTGGCCGTCCACTGGCTGACGGATCCGGACTGGACCATCCTGTTCTTGACAGAAGCGAGGTTTGCAATAGTCTTTGGCCGTGCCTCTACCCGGTTTCCTACGCAGTATCGCCGAACGTTTCACTAACGACGTAGCCATTGACCTTGGTACGTCTTCCACGCTGATTTACGTCAAGGGCCGTGGTATCGAACTGCGCGAACCGTCGATCGTCGCCGTTGATGAAAACACCCACGAAGTTGTCGCGGTCGGCACTGAGGCGAAACGCATGCTTGGTCGCACACCAACTGGCATCACCGCTGTGCGGCCGATGAAGGACGGCGTGATTGCCGATTTCGGTATGGTCGAAACGATGCTGCGTACTTTCATCGGTATGGTGCAACGACGCAAGCTGTTTGTCCGGCCGCGCATTATCGTCTGCGTGCCGTCCGGCATCACCGAGGTTGAGAAACGCGCGGTGCGCGACTCGGTCGAGGCAACCGGCGCACGTGAAGTCTATCTTGTCTCGGAACCGATTGCCGCAGCTATCGGGGTAGGTCTACCAGTTGACGCGCCGACCGGCAATATGATTATTGACATCGGCGGCGGCACAACCGAGATTGCGGTCGTGGCACTCTCCGGCGTAGTGACAGCCGCATCGTCGCGCACCGCGGGTGACGAAATGGACGAGGCCGTGGTGAACTACGTCAAGAAAAACTACAACCTGATTATCGGCGAACAGACTGCGGAGAACGTCAAGATTGCCATCGGGTCGGCCTATGCTACCGGTACCGAGGAAACAATGGAGGTCAAGGGTCGGGACCTTGTTTCTGGTATCCCGAAGACCATCAAGATAACCTCGACCAAGTTGCGCGAGTCGCTTGAAGAACCAGTTTCC
Coding sequences within it:
- a CDS encoding FlgD immunoglobulin-like domain containing protein, which gives rise to MYKAVVLVLALSLLALAAPDQPLTALPEETPVVTGPALMNPAETVSPVGDHRPVVGTVDTIGGSTYDWWANGPAIRMLVNSPGYGIHALFMYSASTSGTTFPDRNMRYNFYDYNNRSWNWIDPDFMQSGVNTFTYRTGYGSLDARPSDGVAVISAHHSTSTLAPVLARDMAPGAGIFEYLPGEPAIDNYEWPWVSVGHQEYYQLAMIDYATSDLLYWTRSTDYTNWDSPLEVPPPQPHPYFPTHQIATSKVSGSQKVVITWVNTEALPYPGFYRLSNDGGTTWEPPTDIPWPPAYGGDTTTSYHITSIFPMFDRNDRMHVVANVMPVVGGTGYVIPAQLWHWCPDNTPNWSHITTAGCDPANLGAALGYNAIYACRPSLGEDQYGNLFVAWEQFDSANVEPGPPERLRADIFWSSSTDNGQTWTEPTKLTQPSTATNRFPCILDYIEDTVMVCYIIDQHAGFSIYPEGPVTNNPAVVHKWPNPYAGGIQSGPKAEPFRFTACPRPNPFSLGTTIQYFVPSTGKAAIDIFDITGKPIRSLVSGRRAVGRYSAVWDGADDAGQKVPAGVYLCRYVLDRHSLTTKLTLTN
- a CDS encoding rod shape-determining protein, producing MPLPGFLRSIAERFTNDVAIDLGTSSTLIYVKGRGIELREPSIVAVDENTHEVVAVGTEAKRMLGRTPTGITAVRPMKDGVIADFGMVETMLRTFIGMVQRRKLFVRPRIIVCVPSGITEVEKRAVRDSVEATGAREVYLVSEPIAAAIGVGLPVDAPTGNMIIDIGGGTTEIAVVALSGVVTAASSRTAGDEMDEAVVNYVKKNYNLIIGEQTAENVKIAIGSAYATGTEETMEVKGRDLVSGIPKTIKITSTKLRESLEEPVSLIVDAVRLALEKTPPELAADIVDRGIHMCGGGSLLRGLDLLIKEETSLPVFVAENAVESVVRGAGRILEDIHLNEKLVTRAK